TCCTTGACTGGAAGCTGAATCaggaaaaaagggggggaaagCAGTTATAAAAGACATTATTGGGATAATTGGGCAAagttaaatatgaatataaattagataGCAGTAGTAccatattaaagcttcaaaaagaATCTAATACATCAAGATTGCATTCGGTATACCAAGAGAGCACTGTAGCTTCTCAGTGTCCTGTCACCCGAACATTTTTAAGTTCTACTGCCATTTCTTGGTGTAAGGAGAAAACACCCTGATTAAAGGTTGTAAAACTGTAGGCAAGTGAATCCCAGTTTAAGAAAATATGATATTACAAAGTGTGGACTTACATGACTAACAAATTgagagtgactttttttttaatagatttcaATTTTTAGAACAGTGTTAGTTTTATAGGAACTTTGAGAAGATGgtacagagagttcccatataccccaCATCCAGTGTCTCTTgtttattaacatcttacatgaGTATGatgctgcttcccaggtggcacagtggtcaaggatctgcctgccaacacaggagactcaagagacacaggtttgatccctgggtcaagaagatctcccagagtaggaaatgacaacccattccagtgttcttgcctagaaaatcccatggacagaggagcctggtcagctacagtccatggggttggttgcaaagagtcagacacaactgagcaactgagcacacacaggaaaAATCTGGAATGAACTTTTCAGCCAACCTGATACATTTATTACATTAAGGTCCATGCTTTATTCAGCTTCCCTTAGTTTTTACTTAATGCCCTTTTTGTGTTCTaggatcccatccaggatacCAAATTTCATTTattgtcatgtctccttaggtTTTTGTTGGCTGTGGCAGTGTCTCagaatttccttgtttttgaagCCTTTGACAGTTTGGAGGAGTACTGGTCATCTTGTCCCTCTACTGGAacttgcctatgttttcttataaTTATACTGGGGTTATGGGTTTGGGGAAGGAAGACCACGGAAGGGAAGTGCCATTTCACATAATCTCATATATCAATGACCTCTGCTGATGTTGACTTTGATCATCTGGCTGAGAGAGTTAggcttctccactgtaaagttagtTTTTTCCCCACCCTTTCCAGTCTGTTCCCTTTGGAAACAAGTTACTGGGTGCAGCCCACACTTGGAAGTGGGGAATTGTGTTCCACCTCACTGACACTGCagtgagtgatagtcgctcagtcatatgtaactctgtgtgaccccatggactgtagcccaccaggctcctctgtccatgggatttcccaggcaaggatactggatgggttgccatgcccttctccagatgcTGTAGTACCTCCATAAAATATTTGGAATTCTGTGTGAGAGATTTGTCTTTTCTCCCATTTATTAAGtcatttatatcagtatggactcatggatatttattttatatttggggTAACAATTCCAtacctttttattttgatatctCTTTGGCACGGCCACACCAatgtggggttttgttttttatttttgagcgTTTCCTTACCTTCTGGCACCACAAGATGCTCCAGACTTACCTATTTCCTGCCCCAGTCCTAggatcagccatttctccaaggagcccagCAGATGGCTATTTTCATTATAAGGTGATTACTCACCTTACATAAGGATAAAGGTACTGGTGCGggcaaattattttatataatttgatgGACAACTCTTCAGGAACATGCCTTTGGCTGGACTCagctattttaaaaactgtgtctAGCATTTGAAAGTTTCCAGTGAGGCTTCATTCTAGCCAGAATATGAAAAGCTATTCTAAGAAGAGAAGTGTCTTTATCTCCATTCTCATCGTGAAAGGAGGTCACTGGTGATATTGTGGGATGTCACAAGGATTCTGTAGCAAAGACTGATATGGTGTAGACGGTACCCAACTGAGACTGGAAATGAGGTTTAGTCCGGATGTTGCCACTGCACCCATGTGCATTTGGTCAAATATCACTTTGCTCTTTTGGcctcatctattaaaaaaaaaaaaaagtgagtggcTGGGCTCATTCCTAAGGTTCTATTCAGCTCGAAAATGCTAAGCTAATAACAGCAGTACTCACTTTGGAATGGCAGCAGCTCTGAGGAATTCAGGGTGGGAGATGTGGTCAGGAATAGAAGTGTCAAAGAGCAAGCTGTGACTTCAGGATAAAGGGGCAAATCAATGAcagaaatgcagaatttcagagGTAGCTAGTGAGCTTCCAAGTAAGCAGGATCATTAATGATCATATTAAGTGTTCATGATCATATTAATGTGTTAACTTTCTTTTTCACATAACGAGCACCTGCTGCTCTAGATCCCTGGTCAAGTGTGCTTGAGGctggtggttctcaaacttggctgCATGTTGGAACCACTTGGAATGCATTCAGGAACACTGTGACCTGGGTTCCAATGCCAGAGATTCTGACATACTTGGTTTGGGGTGTAGCCTAGGCATCAGGGGTTTTGAAGTTCTCCTCCACGCCACCCCCCCCCATTCTAATGGCAGCCAACCTCAAAAAGCACTGCCTTAGGCGCTCCTGCCCTGTCCCACATGACAGATATGTCTCCTTAAGGGCAGGGACCACATCTTGCTCATCTCTGCAGTCCTCAGAATGTCTCCTGCATAACAGCTGATGAATTGGATTTGGAGAGTGTATTTGTTTCCTATTCCTGCTgttaacaaattgccacaaactgaATGGTTTAATATAACACAAATTAgttttcttatagttctggaggccagaagtcccaaACAGGTCTCACTGAGCTGAAATCAAGACGTCAGCAGGCATGATTCCCTCTGGAGGCCTTAAGGAAGAATCTAGTTCCTTGCCTTCTCCAGCTTTTAGAGGCTGTTCGCGGTCCTCGGCTTATGACACACACTTCAGCCCCTGCTTCCGCTCTCATACACATCTCCTCCTCTACTCTGACCCTCTTGCCTCCTTCTTATAAGGTCCCTTGTGATTATTTTGGGCCAACTGGGATAATCTCCCCATCATAAGGTCCTTAAGTGAATCACATTTGCACAGCCCCGCCAGCCATGTAAGGTAACATTTTCACGGGTTCTGGGAATTAGGACAGGACATCTTTGCAGGGACACTATTCTACCTACCACAGATAGAGACAGAGCAACTGCTACAATTACAAGCCCACCCATGGAATGAAGTTACCATGGGACACGTGGCGTCTCTTTACTTTCCCTTTCTTGTTTTAGTTGTGTGGGGATTTAATCAGAGACCGTCTTTGTGAAAAGTTTTACACCCCAGTGAAAATTTAACATGTGAAAAAACAGCGAGGAGCCTGTTTAACTAAAGAGCAGATACgtatttttaaatgactcagTAAAGTGATATTCAGAACCAGAATTGGCTGTGGTGAGTTTTAAAGGGTAGACAGAGATGCCTGATCACTCTGGCAAAGGGCTTGTGTCTCTGGGATGGCAGGATGACCGGGATCTCTGTTGTGGGttttcctcacctcccacccaCTGCCCCTTGCTCCCTAAGCCTGGCTGTGCTGTGGGACAAGAAGCCAGCTGGCACCTCCAGCCCCTCCCACAGCTCTCTGCAAGCAGCTCCCTCGCTCCTGGACACAGAGTGTGAGGGCCAGCACATAACACATGGGGTCCCGAGGCAGAGGTGATGCCAAACAATTGGGGACCAAAGAGAAGGATCCTAAAAAGACATGGTTTTAGACAAGGTTTTCCCATTTTCTGCTGAATGCACCAGCTGGTACAATTCAACAAAGAAAATATCTCTCTACCAAGGGCCTAGTCTGACCTGTTGACCTGCTGCTGGGGCTCAACTCCCTTCTCCCACCAAAGCCCCAAGATGTTTCTTTCTTCTGTGCTGCAGGACAGCGGAATCCAGCCAGCCCTGTCCTTCCCCACTGAACTGGTCAAGTTCCTGCTGAGAACTCCCTCCAACCAGAGCGTGGCCCCAGCTATTGCCATGGTGACAGCCAGCTGCTGCTTAGCACCAGCCTGGGGTCTGGGCACAAAGGAAGGGTGCGCACCCTGGGTCACCCTGCACTCCTGGAGGCCTGCGGCGAGGGCACAGAGAAGGCCCCTTTAGGGAGCCCTGGTGGTCTTTGATGGGTTTGTTTTCTCAGAGAGAAGCCAGGAAGTTTGAAAGGTCTAAATGTCTCTGTTTCCTCACCCTGGAATCAGACTTTATAAAGTTTCCTTTGTAAGGTAGTTCTGCTATTTCACACCAACGCATTCATGTGCAAGCATTCTTTCACTCTGGTTTGCACTTTCATTCTTACATTTGACACCACATTGACCTCCAAGAGGGTTAGAGAGCTGGGAGCATCTACTCAGGCCTGCTTCAGCTTGAAGACCTTCCCTTTGAAGTAGCTGGATTTAAATTCAGAAATTCACAGTTTcaatgtgaccctgggcaagttaacCATTAGTAATGATttgttgttagttgctaagtcatgtctgactcttttgtgaccccatggactgcagcccaccaggctcctctgtccactgaatttcctaggcaagaatactggagtgggttgccatttccttctccaagggatcttcccagcacaaggatcaaaccctcacatctcctgcttggcaggcagattctttaccactgagccacctgggaagccccaattagtAATGATAGATAATATTTATTACTAGGCATTTTGCTAAATGCTTTCCATGCATTCTTTTGTTTCATCTCCACAGTAATCTTATTagatatagttattttaaattcccatcttcaggacttccctgatggtctagtgcttaagaatccacctgccaacgcagaggacacgggtttgatccctggtccaggaagattccacatgcttcagggcaactaagcctgtgtgccacaactacttagccctctctctagagcctgagagccacaactacggagactgtgtgcctagagcctgtgctctgcaacaagaaaagccactgcagtgagaagcccacacaccataacaaagagtagcctccactcgctgcaactagagaaaagcccacacagcaacaaagacccaacacagccaaaaagaacaatggcaacaaaaaacaaaaaactccccaGATGCaggaactgaagttcagagagttgTCCAGCATGGGCTCAGATTCACCTCACTCTGCAGCCCGTGTTCCTAATTGCTGTTCTGTATTAACCTTGCATTGCCttaacttcctcatctgtaagatggggagaATAGCTGCCTCACCAGATAACTGTTGCAAGAATTAAATGTGATCATCCTGATACAGGCTTTTCATGGAGGTAATGCCCTTCCAGATTCTATCAACAGTATCACTGGGGAGAAAAAAGATGCTCATTTCTGGTCCAGAAAGAGTCgtcatcctcctcctctcctccaagGGTACTCATGGCTCTCAGGGCTCCCCAGTTTCCAAAACCTCAGAGTGTGGCTCCTTCCCTGTCTCCACAGGTGATTTCCATGGTGATGGTGGCTGTGGGCGTCTACGCTCGGCTGATGAAGCACGCAGGTGAGCTACAGTTCCTGTCCATCTCCCCATGACTCTtgcctgcccctttctcctctgcctctttCAGCCCTGGCCCTTCAGCCCTCCTCCCCACAGACGCTATGGAGCCATGGGGGGCAGTCACCCTCTAGCCAAATCCTGGTGGCTTACTCTGCCTGGCCACCCAAGCCAGTTTACCTGGATTTCCCTGAGCTCTCTCGAATCTTCTGAGATCCGCCTGCATTTTAGGCTTAGGGCATATCTAGGGAAGAAGGTAGGCTTCTGGGTGCAAAGACTAACGAGAGGCTTCAGCCCTCCCTTCGCTCTGTTCCGGAGAAACTCAACCTCCATTCCTGTTCCTCTACACGAAGTCTCCAGGAAACAGAATCTGCAAAAGCCAGCAAGCCTAATGCCATTCTAATTCTTTTCTGGAGCGAAAGTGGTTCCTCCTCTCTTAAGCCTGGGAATAAAGGCTGTTACTTTGTTAGTTCCTCAAATGAAAGGCCACAGACTGTTCTGGGCCTTTGGTGTTCTCCCCATGGGAGGGCAGTACTGCTCCCTGTAGCCTTTACCTAGCCACTCTGGAGAGTCCCGCCAGGGGATGAGGACAGTTCTGGGGGCGCCCCACCCTACGCCTGGTACCCTACTCAGTGGGCACCAGCTCAGACTGAGAGACAGCCCCTCCCCCAGAGGCGGCGCTGGCCTGCCTGGCTGTGGACCCGGCCATCCTGCTGATCGTGGTGGGCGTCCTCATGTTCCTGCTCACCTTCTGCGGCTGCATCGGCTCTCTCCGTGAGAACATCTGCCTCCTGCAGACGGTGAGTGGTCAGGGGCGACCTCCTGGGAAGGCCCGGGCGCCTCCTCCCTGTGCTTCTCCTTCCTGAAACCTTTCAGTTTCTTTTGTCCCTTGCTGCCCCCAAGGTCTGTGCTGTCCCCTCCTCCCTGTAGAGCTCAGCCCAGGGAACCCAGCAAGGGCGACCACCCCAGGACAGCATCCCAGAGGCAGCTGcctttactgtgtgtgtgtggggcagGGGGCGGTGTCTGGGAGAAGTGGCCTGTGGCCCCCCAGTCCTCCCTGTGGCCCTGGGAAACTCCTGCCCAGCGCAGTAATAGACTGTCTCCTCTTCCCACCTGCTCCCCCACAGTTCTCCCTCTGTCTCACCATCGTGTTCCTGCTACAGCTGGCAGCTGGGGTCCTGGGCTTCGTCTTCTCAGACAAGGTAACTCTGGGAGTCACAGGGCCTACGCAGATGTGaaccagagggaggaagggaaggttcCTGCCTGTGCTCAGCCTGACTAATTAACCACAGTGGTCCTTCCCCTGAGGAGCATTAGCCTTTGAAAGATTGTCCTTAGGGATGAATGAATGCTCTTTAAAGTCACCATATTTAAAGAGGATTTCAAGATTGTAAGGTGTTTTCCTCTGACAGCCTGAGAGGCCAACAGGGAAATAAATTCTATGAACCCAAAGTTAAAATACTCTGCAAACTTTAATGGCAAATGATTGAGTAAAATTCAGTTATCAAGTGGATCAcagacaacatgaagagcctattatttcttttaaaaattatttattgggataaacaaaagtaaaaaaaaggggAAGTAAacaagactttatttatttattttggtgtagaacatttatttatttattccatggAACACTCAAAGTTTAGATCAGTGGGAATTTTAATCAGAGTATTGTACATTTTCTTCCCACATATATCACTTTATATTAGGAAATGACATTGTGATCCATTTCACTacaatattacaaaatatttacaagaaaatattaaaaataactcaaaCATGAAAGGCAAGATGGGGGTGAAATAGACTTTAAACAGCTCTCACCATATCTGGAAGCGGTCAGCCATTCAGTGGCAGCCCTTTTAATTAAAAACCATACTTTCTTTCCAAAAGGGCAGATGATTGCCAGGGGCAGAGTACAGGACTGTGGATAAGAAATTTTGAGAAAAGTAATGAAGCAGGGAGGAAGAGAGCATGCTTAAACTATGAAATTGAGAGCCACTGAGTCAATTCAGAATGTCCTAGTCCTTCTGGCTTaataaaatcctaaaaatgatACAGAGAAAAGATCTGTACTCAAAAACATTTGAGTCTAAAGAGATGCAATTCTCTTATGGCCACTAGAGGTCAGTGTATTAGCTCAGTTAGTCGTTTTCTACTAAAAAACAATCCaccccctcaacacacacacaaactagttTCACTGCTTTACATCAGTCAAGTATTTTGTGTAATAGTACTCAGAGACAGATAAATATTGACTTATCTTGAAATGTGGCTCTAAGACATGGCAACAGTAGATCAGCATTTTTCTTGCCCACAGGTACCTGGGAGCCCAGGGATGCATGGGCTTCGGAACTGGCCCTCTTCCCTGCTAGGACTTGGTTCTGACTTCAGGGTtaacttaaagaaagaaagatgagcaccgtcTATTGCTGTTTCTGCAGGGGAGCACGTTAAGGGCTAGTCCTGTGTTCTGATTCCCTCCTCATGTTTCTGGCAGGTGCGGGGCAAAGTGAGTGAGATTATCAATAATGCCATCGTGCACTACCGAGATGACTTGGACCTTCAGAACCTCATAGATTTTGGCCAGAAGGAGGTATGGGTTGAGGAGCCGGGGTGATCATATAGTGGTCTGGGAAGCTATGGGTAAAAGTTAATGCCATCCCAAGAGACAACTCACCCTCAAGGTCTGTGGGCTTTTTCATTACCTGATAAGTAATGGATTCTGGGAAAGGGTTTGGCAAAAAAGCCACACATAACTTTAAAAGTACTTTTATAGGCACAGAACAGTATATATAGTAACCTACCAATTGtgtaaaagaaaagaggaaagaatatatattcatattttacaaaaggaATCTGGAAGGATATAAAAGAAACCATTATAAATGGCTACTCATGGGAGGGAACTGGCAAATTTTTTTAGTATCACCAATGagaaagttaaattttttaaattgtggtaaaatatacataatatcaaatttaccattttaagtatacagatctgtagcattaagtacattcacactgttgtatagcCATCATCACTATCCATCTCCAAAActttcttcccaaactgaaactccatacccattaaacactaactctccATTTCCCCACTCCTCCtaacaaccaccattctattttctgtctctatgaaattcTGTCTCAATGAATACtgtgtttgtccttttgtgactggcttgtttcacttagcatgtcctcagggttcatctatgttgtgggTTGTTCCAAAATTTCCTTGCTttataaggctgaataatattccatcatatgtatataccacacttCGTTAATCCATTTGTCTTTTGGTGCACACTTTGGGTCACTTCTGTattttggctcttgtgaataatgctgctgtgagtcAGAAGTTATATTTGAAACAAAAGTGCTTTTGAGAGTAGTGCTGAGTTTGCCTTCACTTGGTGTAACACCCTTAACTTGGATCCTATTTGCTTTCATGGTGTAATTATGGGCCCACAACATTGAAGAGTTCCCTCCTGTGCTTTCTCTACATTAAGACAAATGTTTGTAGCACTGATCCTTTGATTATTTCAGCCAGTATTTGGGGAACATATCCTTTTGCCAGGCTCTatgcttccttggtgactcagtagtagagaatctgcctgccaatgcaggagacatgggtttgatccctgggttgggaagatccccgaagaaggaaatggcaacccactctagtattcttgcctggaaaatcccatggatggaggagcctggcaggctacagtccatggggtcacaaagaatcagacacaacttagcaactaaacaacaaatgctaTGCAAGACTGCAAAACCAGAaactgccctcaaggagctgatAGTTGAGTgtgtaaaacaaaatatatacacaaGAAGTTATAACAAAACACATAAAGTAACAGAAATTAAGAAGAGATAACTTCTTCAGGTGAAAGTCACTGAGAAGCTTGAGCTCAAAGTTTTAAGGCTGTGTTTAAACACAGCTTGAACTTACAAGTAGAAGCTTGCCATAGACTTCTGGTTGCTTTGAGAGTTCCCTGTGTCACCTCAGTGTAAGGGGTGGGTGATTTTTAACCCCTGTGATGTGCTCTGTTGCAGTTCAGCTGCTGTGGAGGGATTTCCTACAAGGACTGGTCCCTGAACATGTACTTCAACTGTTCAGAAGACAACCCCAGCCGTGAGCGCTGTTCTGTGCCTTACTCCTGTTGCTTGCCTACCCCCAACCAGGTGAGCACACGTCCCACCTCATTTCCTCCCACAGTGATCTGAGTTACTTTCTGATTAGGGCAGCTGCCATTGGGAATCTCCATCCCCTAGCTCAGCCAGTCAGTTCTGCAGAGCAGCGGTCAGATGTTTTTTTTCACTCCAATCTGATGGCTCTGTCAGTCTTTCACTTCTATCGCCCACTTGGCGGCCCAGAAGACCCAGGTCTCTAAAGCACGGAGAACTGGACTCAGACCTCCAGAGGAAGGAAAGTCTGCATTTAGCAACTTCCAACCTAGCATCCTCCACATATATTCTATAACAATTTAGGAGTTTAGGAAGAGTGGGAGGCCCATCAGCTAGGGCCCCAAAGAAAAAGTTTTAGGAATGCAAGTCCCACTTGGCTTTTGAACTCTCTCCCCAGGCAGTGATCAACACCATGTGTGGCCAAGGTATGCAGGCCCTTGACTACCTAGAAGCTAGTAAAGTCATCTACACCAATGGCTGTATTGACAGATTGGTCAACTGGATACATAGCAACCTCTTCGTACTTGGTGGTGTGGCACTGGGCCTGGCCATCCCCCAGGTAACTTACTGCGGTTCCACAATTCTGTAAAGACTCCTTTAGTTTGGGGGAGGGCACCTGGGACTCAGCTAGGGTGTCAGGCACTAACACTGCTGAAAGGCAGGTGCTGACTGCACTGGGAAGATTGAGTCAGAGAAAACAAGGCCATCACTCATGGCTGAGGACCCAATTCTTTCTTACCTTTTCCAGCTGGTGGGAATCCTGCTGTCCATGATCCTCGTGAGTCAGATCAAAGATCAGATCAAACTACAGCTCTACAATCAGCAGCACCGGGCGGACCCCTGGTACTGAAGATCCATCCTGCACCTCCTCTGTAGGGCAACAGGCGAGCCTGATCAGCCAACAGCAGTGGTTACAGCTGCCGGCACCCAGTGGAGACTGGATTCCAGCCCTGCAAGCCACAGACCAGTGGGAGGAAGCAAACTCCAGGCAGCAGAAAGCAGGGTGCACAGGTGGCTCTAGTCTGAGAAGGATGTGCCTCCTCTCCTCATCCCAGCTCTCAGCATTATTATTCTGTATTCTCTCTAACCTCAATCATTTgggtttatgtttttgttttgtctgagACAGATGCTTGAGCAACAGCAGTTGCACAGAGTTGCGGGGGCACTGGGCTTTTCACCAAGCCATGACAACTTGACGGCCCTACTAGGGCTGCTACTGAGCTTGACCAACATACTCAGATTCTTGCTGTTGCCAGCGAGCCCTGCCTGGAGTCCAGTTGGCATGATACCAGCTCCAGAAGGGACTGGGGCGGAGCAGGCAATGAGCCTGGGGGTCGACTGGGGACAGCAGTCTGTATTGGGTAGGAGTGGAAGGCGATGTGTTTACTAACTGCCTGTCCTGCCACCCTCCCAGGTAGTCAGAGTGAGCTACATCCTGCCCCTCCCTCATTTCCATGGAAACGTGGCAGCAAGGGCAAGGGGTACAACAGCAACGAAATTCatctcttctcctttcccttaAAAAATGTTTGGAACCATAGTCTATATTCTGCAGCCAGCAGAGGTGGGACTGAGCCATAGGCGCCCTTGAATCCCACCCTGTATGGCCCTCCCTGCCCAGTAAGTGGATTTTCTTTCTAAACATTGGCAGtgtgcagagaaagagaaattaacacCCGCCCACCACCGCCATTCCTCTGCAGCAAAGCTCAGTGTAAGCAGGGATCttgctggggctgggggagccagaAATGGCAATAAAAGTTTGTTGACCTGGACCAGGCTGGACTCTGAATTTTCCATTCTGGCAACCAGAagttggggcgggggggcggtAGAAGGGCCCAGCCATAGGGGGGTGGGGTGCGGGATAGAAGAGGGAGGCCTCCCTTCAGGAGGGGACGCGACAGTCTCCTAAACGCTACTGTACTTCGCCCGCCCCATAACCCACCCCGCCTCCCTCCAGCAGATGCGTTACTCCCCTCCCACAACTTCGTCCTCCCCGGTTTAAATTAGATGGAGAGATTCCTAATTCGGATCTGGGAACAGCGTAATTTTATCCCCAAACGCgacgttaatttttttttttccggaaccaaaataaattaatttgctaCCCAAAACTTTCCAGATGGGTTAGGTCAGTAAATCTCAGTCCAGCCCTCTCGCTGGGAAGGGAGGGGCGGAGCAATGAGGAGCAAGAAGGCCATCTCTTCACTCCCAGTCCCGACCCTCTAGCCCTCTCTTCCATCTTTATCTGAAGGAGCTGGGTGCCGCGGCCCATCAGGCTTTAGGGAAaacctagggggaaaaaaaaaaatcttccatccGGGCGTGGGGTTTCCTCGCGCGGAGAGGAGCTTGAGAGCCAGGCGGGCAGGGAGGCCAGGCTGGAGCgtcggggggcggggccggggcggggccgcgcGGCGCCGTGGGTGGTCCCCGCCCCCGCGGCGGCTCGGCGGGCGCCTAGGCCCCCCGGCCTCGTGGAGAGTGTAGGGCTGCGCGGGAGGGTTTGGGTGTGGGCCTGCGTGACCCCATTACCCGGTGAGTGTCCCCCAAGTCTCCTCGCCACGCTCTGCGGTCGGGGGGCTCACGCTAGGGCCTTGGCCTGTCTGGGAAAGGTGGGAGAAGCCGTCCCGCGCTGGGCAGCATCGCGAGTTGTCTCCCCGCCCCCAGTTTCCCCTAAGCCAGCCTTCTGCTCCTGGGAGGGCGCCTTTCCAGCCGCCGCCTGGGGCCCCAGCCAATGTTTAGCTCCAGCTAGTAACAGAacggaaagaaaaaataaaaatctttttttttttttttttttaagtaagggcCTTTTATTCTGGGagagaagagttaaaaaaaaaaaaaaaaaaaacaccacgcTGTGATAGAGCCAGAAGGAGGCATTTTATACTTTTGGTGATGCGGATCCAGAAGTCCGCGTTTGAAGCTGGGGTGACGCACCTTCCTGGTTCACAGATTTTGAGGAGCTACCTGGTAGGAGGCAGTTTAGAGCCTCTTGGAGGAAACCACCAGGAACGCTGGTCtgcagaaccaggattcaaatccaaatTTCTTGAACCCCGAACTACTTAAGTCTTTACTGTCTCTCATTATCTAGCCTTCAATTTCCGACAGAGGACCAGGGCTTATAACACCCTGAGCATTAAATGTGCAGGAGCTTATAGTGCAATTCAGTATTTGTATCTAGATACCTTTCTCAGTGTCTTTTtagctttctttctctttggtctgatgctgggagagaaaatgcctcaattttttttttaaggtttctcATCATTATTTCACATTTCAACTCAATTTGCTTCCTGAATTTCTATCAGTTTAATAACCCTAGCCTCAAGCATGTGGGGTTAACACGACTGTctaattgttcagttgctaaatcttgtccaactctttgccaccccg
This is a stretch of genomic DNA from Dama dama isolate Ldn47 chromosome 18, ASM3311817v1, whole genome shotgun sequence. It encodes these proteins:
- the TSPAN33 gene encoding tetraspanin-33 isoform X1, whose amino-acid sequence is MARRPGAPAAYGEDFSFVSPLVKYLLFFFNMLFWVISMVMVAVGVYARLMKHAEAALACLAVDPAILLIVVGVLMFLLTFCGCIGSLRENICLLQTFSLCLTIVFLLQLAAGVLGFVFSDKVRGKVSEIINNAIVHYRDDLDLQNLIDFGQKEFSCCGGISYKDWSLNMYFNCSEDNPSRERCSVPYSCCLPTPNQAVINTMCGQGMQALDYLEASKVIYTNGCIDRLVNWIHSNLFVLGGVALGLAIPQLVGILLSMILVSQIKDQIKLQLYNQQHRADPWY
- the TSPAN33 gene encoding tetraspanin-33 isoform X2; this encodes MARRPGAPAAYGEDFSFVSPLVKYLLFFFNMLFWVISMVMVAVGVYARLMKHAEAALACLAVDPAILLIVVGVLMFLLTFCGCIGSLRENICLLQTFSLCLTIVFLLQLAAGVLGFVFSDKVRGKVSEIINNAIVHYRDDLDLQNLIDFGQKEFSCCGGISYKDWSLNMYFNCSEDNPSRERCSVPYSCCLPTPNQLVGILLSMILVSQIKDQIKLQLYNQQHRADPWY